The genomic stretch CTCTTGTTGTCCATTGAGCCCTGGTCTTCTTCACAATGACATCTCGTCATCAATCCAACTTGCCCAGTATCAATGTTCCAAAATTCCCATTACCTATCTAAATGCATGCTATGTACAAATGGCGGTTCTTGTGGAACTCCAACAAACCATTTCTTGTTCATGATTGAGATTACTCATCCCCAAGGATAGGGGTTCTTCCAACTCGATTTCACCTTGGGTCTCGATAGGTTGACCCTCATAGAAGAATTTTACTCATTTCCCATTCACTTTGAAGCACTCACCTTTGTTGTTTTTCAACTCAAAGGAGCCATATGGGAACACGGTCACTATCTCAAAGGGTCCCAACCATCGGAATCTCAACTTCCGGGGAAACAATTGGAACCGGGAGTTGAAGAGTAAGACCTTGTCCCCTACACCAATTTCTTTTCCAGTGATCTTGGAATCGTGTCATTGCTTAGTCCGCTCCTTGTAGagtttggcattctcataagcatCCAACCTTAACTCATCAAGCTCATTGAGTTGGAGGAACCGCTTGTTTCCCGCAACATCTAAGTCATAGTTTAGCTCCTTTAGAGCCCATCTTGCCCGGTGTTCCAACTCGACAGGTAGATGACAAGACTTGCCAAAGACCAAGCGATAAGGAATAGTGCCTATCGGGTTCTTGTAGGCGGTCTTTAAAGACCATAGCACATCATTGAGTTTGGTGCTCCAATCCTTCCTAGACCTATTCACCACACGCTCTAGAATAGCCTTGATTTGCCGATTTGATACCTCCACTTTCCCATTAGTTTGGGGGTGGTAGACAAGAGCTACTTTATGTCGGACGCCGTATTTCTTGAGTAAAACATAAATGGTGCGGTTGATGAAGTGTGACCCACCATCGCTTATGATGGCCTGAGGTACTCTAAAGCGGGGGAATATATACTCCTTGAAAATTTTGGAAACCACTCGTGAATCATTAGTAGGGGCGGCGattgcttctatccacttggacaCGTAGTCCACCGCAACCAAAATATATTGGTTGCCGAATGATAACAGAAACAGCCCCATAAAGTCCACACCCTATTCGTCAAAGAGTTCAACTTCCAAGATATTGTTCAAAGGTATTTCATCTCGCCTACCAATGTTACCTCTTCTTTAGCAAGAATCACATGAATGGACTAAAGCATAAGCATACTTAAATAGAGAGAGCCAATAAAATCCACAATGAAGAACCTGAGCTTCGGTCCTAGAGGTGGACAAATGGCCTCCATATGTCATAGCATGGGAAGCTTGAAGGATTGATTTCCCTTCCTCGTGAGTGACACATCTTCTATAAATTCCATCATTACATCTCCTATATAAAAAAGGATCTCCCCACACATACCTCCTTGACTCATATCTCAACTTATTCCTAGCTTGGTTCTGAAGTTCTTCCGGAATAAAGCTAGAGCTCAAGTAGTTAGcaatatctgcataccaagggtcGGAGTGCGTGATAGCTAAGATAGAGTCATCGGGTAGCCACTCATCAATGGGAATCCCGTCATCAATATCCCCTCTAGTCTATTTCATCAACCGTGATAAGTGATCCGCAACAAGATTTTCGGATCCCGATTTATCCTTGATTGTGACATCAAATTCTTGTAACAACAACACCCAACGAATTAACCTTGGCTTAGCATCCTTTTTTACCACGAGTTGCTTGATGGCGGTGTGGTTTGTGTACACGGTTACTTTTGAGCAAAGAAGGTATGGCCGAAATGTCTCAAAAGCATACATCACCGCCAAGATCTCTTTTTCCATGGTGGTGTAATTACATTGAGCATTATCCAAGGTCTTGCTAAAATAAGCAATGACATGAAGCTTCTTGTCTTTCTTTGACCCAAGACCGCTCCCAATGCAAaatcacttgcatcacacatcaaTTCGAAGAGGTGGTCCCAATTGGGTGGTTTCACAATTGGAGCCGAAACCAAAGCTTCCTTGAGCCTACAAAAGCTCTCAACACAAGATTCATCAAATACGAAGGGAGTGTCCTTGGCAAGAAGTGAGGTGAGGGGTTTCAaaatttttgcaaaatctttgatAAACCGTCGATAAAACCCTGCATGACCCAAGAATCTCCTCACACCCTTGACATTGGTGGGTGGGGGAAGTTTCTCAATCACCTCAACTTTGGTCTTGTCCACTTGGATCCTTTTCTTAGAAATGACATGACCAAGAACCAGTCCCTCTTGCACCATGAAATGGCATTTTTCCCAATTCAACTTAAGGTTGTATTGGATGCAATTTTGGAGCACTTGGGAGAGGTTCTTCAAACAATCATCAAATGAGGtgccatggacactaaagtcgtccataaACACCTTCATAGACTTCTCAATATAGTTAGAAAAGATAGACATCATAGCCCATTGAAATGTTCCGGGAGCATTGTAAAGCCCAAATGGCATTCTCCGATATGTGAAGACACCATAAGGGCAAGTAAAAGTGGTTTTTGCTTGATCATCCGGGTGTATGGGTATTTGGAAGAACCCGGAGTACCCATCAAGAAAGCAAAAATACTAGTGGTTTACAAGTTTCTCGAGCATTTGATCGATGAATGGCAATGGAAAATGATCTTTGATTGAGGCGGAGTTGAACTTTCTATAATAAATACATATTCTCCATTCCGTGACCGGTCGGGTGGAGATGAGTTCACCTTCCACATTCTCAACCACGGTCATACCGCTCTTTTTGGGGACAATTTAAACCGGGCTAACCCAATCGTTTCCCGAGATGGAGTATATGATTCTGGCCTCAAGCAACTTATCAACTTTCTTCCTCACCACCTCCTTCAATTTCTCATTCAACCTCCTCATAGGTTGAGCGGAAGGAGAGAATTCATCCTCAAGTGTGATGCGGTGCATACATATTCGAGGATCGATTCCCGTGAGATCATTAGGGCTATACCCAATGGCTTTCTTGTTTTCTTTGAGGACATTCAAGAGTTTTTCCTTTTGAGATGCCATTAGGTTTGCATTGATGATAACCAGGAAAGAAGGCATACTCAAGGGAGGAGGGGTAAAGGTTTGAGATCTATCTTTGGAGGGTTCTTACCCTCATTTTCATCAAGAATTGATGGTAAAGCTTCATAATCTTCTTTCAAATGCTCCTCCGAGCATTTATCCTTTGCATCTTCAATTGCTTCTTCTAACATGTCTACCGAATAGACACTCTCAAACATTGGTTCTGACATTGCTCCGGTCAAAGAAAATTCAACCACATTTTCTCCCACTTTGAAAGTGAGCTTCCATTCCTTAACACTTATGTTGACATCCCCGGTTGCCAAGAAGGGCCTCCCGAGGATAATAGGAGTTTGTTGGTCTTCGGGGATCACCACAAAGTCCGCCGTAATATAGAAATTTTCCGCTTTAACCGAAACATATTCAATGACCCCCATTGGCCTTTGTACCAACCTATCGACTAGTTTCAAGGTCATAGAGGTAGGTATCATATTATGCAAACCAACCTTCCTTGCAATAGGGAGCGGAAGTATTCTAACACTAGCACCATGATCACAAAGTGGCCTCTTGATACTCACATTACCCACCATGCATGGAATATAAAAACAACATAGATCTTGTAGTTTTTCCGACATGGGATTGAGTAAGACCGCAATACATTGCCCCTAAGAGCCACTAGACCATCTCCTCCAATGCTCCTCTTTTTTGTCAACACATCCTTCAAGAATTTGTTGTAGAGCGGCATTTGTGTCACTACCTCAGTGAAAGGTAATGAAACTTCAACTTTCTTCAACATATCCAAGAATTTGGAAAAT from Silene latifolia isolate original U9 population chromosome 5, ASM4854445v1, whole genome shotgun sequence encodes the following:
- the LOC141655717 gene encoding uncharacterized protein LOC141655717, with the protein product MVGNVSIKRPLCDHGASVRILPLPIARKVGLHNMIPTSMTLKLVDRLVQRPMGVIEYVSVKAENFYITADFVVIPEDQQTPIILGRPFLATGDVNISVKEWKLTFKVGENVVEFSLTGAMSEPMFESVYSVDMLEEAIEDAKDKCSEEHLKEDYEALPSILDENEGKNPPKIDLKPLPLLP